A single Vicinamibacterales bacterium DNA region contains:
- a CDS encoding SGNH/GDSL hydrolase family protein yields MTLTKFLAFGDSITSGEVTVPLANATGLLGLGAVKQVLVPSASYPSQLLNLMRARYTLQVPSITVTNEGLSGEKAENAVARFAQVVSAQRPQVVLLMHGYNNISNTSTLTATALQVNAMAAEGRNRNARVFIAALAPSRQGLRSSIPNSAVQAYNDRLREVARGEGAIFVDLYGAMIAGVETYIGGDGLHPNELGYKKMAETFLAAIQANLEVR; encoded by the coding sequence TTGACGCTCACCAAGTTCCTGGCGTTCGGGGACAGCATTACCTCGGGCGAGGTCACCGTGCCTCTTGCCAACGCGACAGGGTTACTGGGCCTCGGCGCCGTCAAGCAGGTCCTAGTGCCTTCGGCGTCTTATCCGAGCCAGCTCTTGAACCTGATGAGGGCCCGCTACACCTTGCAGGTGCCCAGCATTACTGTCACCAACGAGGGCCTGTCCGGTGAAAAGGCGGAGAACGCGGTGGCGCGCTTTGCCCAAGTCGTGAGTGCGCAGCGACCGCAGGTCGTGCTGCTGATGCACGGCTACAACAACATCAGCAACACCTCAACGCTGACCGCGACGGCGTTGCAAGTCAATGCCATGGCGGCCGAGGGGCGCAACAGGAATGCCCGCGTCTTCATCGCCGCGCTCGCGCCCTCGCGGCAGGGCTTGCGCTCGTCGATTCCGAACTCCGCGGTCCAGGCATATAACGATCGCCTGCGTGAAGTCGCGCGGGGGGAAGGCGCGATCTTCGTCGATCTCTATGGCGCGATGATCGCCGGTGTCGAGACCTACATCGGCGGGGACGGCCTGCACCCGAACGAACTCGGCTACAAGAAGATGGCCGAGACATTTCTGGCCGCCATCCAGGCCAACCTCGAAGTGCGCTAG
- a CDS encoding dehydrogenase E1 component subunit alpha/beta produces MKASTLASRPDARTAQADGSSARWGGLTRDEMLRAYRTMLTSRRLDDKEIQLKNQSLIFFQISGAGHEAVLTAAGMHLRPAYDWFYPYYRDRALCLQLGMTPLEMLLSAVGAKDDPNSGGRQMPSHWGHKGLNIPSQGSPTGTQCLQAVGAGEAGMLYERITAIADRQDRFHADEVTYVSIGEGATSEGEFWESLNTACTRNVPVLFVVEDNGYAISVPVEVQTPGGDVSKLVESFPNLEVFRCDGTDFIDSYRTLGDAVARVRRERKPTFVHAKVIRPYSHSLSDDERLYKTPDERKAEALRDPITKMRAFLVAEKLATESDLNDIATSVDREIAEATDAALKAPKPSVDTAGSFVFSPDVDPTSAQFETTAQPEGKPDTMVAAINRTLKDEMAKNPRIVVFGEDVADASKAAALSQVPGKGGVFKVTHGLQKVHGQERVFNSPLAEANIVGRAVGMATRGIKPVVEIQFFDYIWPAMMQLKDEMSMLRYRSGNNWSCPMVVRVPIGGYLRGGAPYHSQSGVSIFAHCPGIRIVFPSNAVDAAGLLRTAIRCDDPVLYLEHKHLYRQTYNKGAYPGADFMIPFGKGALRRDGTDMVVLTWGALVQRSLLAAQQAEKDGISVAVFDLRTIMPYDWAGISALVRKTNRVIIAHEDTLTCGFGAEIAARIGDELFEHLDAPVKRVAAMDCPVAYCPELEEAILPQSADVLAAIKGLAAY; encoded by the coding sequence ATGAAGGCTTCGACGCTGGCATCCAGACCCGACGCGCGCACGGCCCAGGCCGATGGTTCGAGCGCACGCTGGGGCGGTCTCACGCGCGACGAGATGCTGCGGGCCTACCGCACCATGCTCACGTCGCGCCGGCTCGACGACAAGGAGATTCAGCTCAAGAACCAGAGCCTGATCTTCTTCCAGATCAGCGGCGCCGGGCACGAAGCCGTGCTGACGGCCGCGGGCATGCACCTGCGTCCCGCCTACGACTGGTTCTATCCCTATTACCGCGATCGCGCGCTGTGCCTGCAACTCGGCATGACCCCGCTCGAGATGCTGTTGAGCGCGGTCGGCGCCAAGGACGACCCGAATTCCGGCGGACGGCAGATGCCGTCGCACTGGGGCCACAAGGGCCTGAACATTCCCTCGCAGGGCAGCCCCACCGGCACCCAGTGCCTGCAGGCCGTCGGCGCCGGTGAAGCGGGCATGCTCTACGAGCGCATTACCGCGATCGCCGATCGCCAGGACCGCTTTCACGCCGACGAAGTGACCTACGTGTCGATCGGCGAGGGCGCGACCAGCGAAGGCGAGTTCTGGGAGTCGCTCAACACCGCCTGCACCCGCAACGTGCCCGTCCTGTTCGTCGTCGAGGACAACGGCTACGCCATCTCCGTGCCGGTCGAGGTGCAGACCCCCGGCGGCGACGTCTCGAAGCTGGTCGAGTCGTTCCCCAACCTCGAGGTGTTCCGCTGCGACGGCACCGACTTCATCGACAGCTACCGCACCTTGGGCGACGCCGTGGCGCGGGTGCGCCGCGAGCGCAAGCCGACGTTCGTGCACGCCAAGGTGATCCGGCCGTACTCGCACTCGCTGTCGGACGATGAGCGGCTCTACAAGACACCGGACGAGCGCAAGGCCGAGGCGCTGCGCGATCCGATCACCAAGATGCGCGCGTTCCTGGTCGCCGAGAAGCTCGCCACCGAGAGCGACCTGAACGACATTGCTACTTCGGTCGATCGCGAGATCGCCGAAGCGACCGACGCCGCCCTGAAGGCGCCCAAGCCGTCGGTCGACACAGCGGGATCGTTCGTGTTCTCGCCCGACGTGGATCCGACATCCGCGCAGTTCGAGACCACGGCCCAGCCCGAGGGCAAGCCCGACACGATGGTGGCGGCAATCAACCGCACCCTCAAGGACGAGATGGCGAAGAACCCGCGCATTGTCGTGTTCGGCGAAGACGTCGCCGATGCGAGCAAGGCGGCGGCGTTGTCGCAGGTGCCCGGCAAGGGCGGCGTGTTCAAGGTGACACACGGCCTGCAGAAGGTCCACGGCCAGGAGCGCGTCTTCAACTCGCCGCTCGCCGAAGCCAACATCGTCGGCCGCGCCGTCGGCATGGCCACGCGCGGCATCAAGCCGGTGGTTGAGATCCAGTTCTTCGACTACATCTGGCCGGCGATGATGCAGCTCAAGGACGAGATGTCGATGCTGCGCTACCGCTCGGGCAACAACTGGTCGTGCCCGATGGTGGTGCGCGTGCCGATCGGCGGCTACCTGCGCGGCGGCGCGCCGTACCACAGCCAGTCGGGCGTGAGCATCTTCGCGCACTGCCCGGGCATCCGCATCGTGTTCCCGAGCAACGCGGTCGACGCGGCCGGGCTGCTGCGCACGGCCATTCGCTGTGACGACCCGGTGCTCTACCTCGAGCACAAACACCTGTATCGCCAGACCTACAACAAGGGCGCCTACCCGGGCGCCGACTTCATGATTCCGTTCGGCAAGGGCGCGCTGCGGCGCGACGGCACCGACATGGTGGTGCTGACGTGGGGCGCGCTCGTGCAGCGGTCGCTGCTTGCCGCCCAGCAGGCGGAAAAAGACGGCATCAGCGTGGCGGTGTTCGACCTCCGCACGATCATGCCGTACGACTGGGCCGGCATCTCGGCGCTGGTGCGGAAGACCAACCGGGTGATCATCGCGCACGAAGACACGCTGACCTGCGGCTTCGGCGCCGAGATCGCGGCGCGCATCGGCGACGAGCTCTTCGAACACCTGGATGCGCCGGTGAAGCGCGTGGCGGCCATGGACTGCCCCGTCGCCTACTGCCCGGAACTCGAGGAAGCCATCCTGCCGCAGTCGGCGGACGTGCTGGCCGCGATCAAGGGTCTTGCGGCGTATTAG
- a CDS encoding cupin domain-containing protein — protein sequence MPSPSVRLYRWDEIALEKVTEMISRKIITGEREMVTQIYLKRGALVPMHSHESEQMTYVLQGGLRFVINGEEITVREGEVLHIPSWVPHQAEAIDDTFEMDIFSPIRQDWLDGTDSYFHDKK from the coding sequence ATGCCTTCACCATCCGTACGCCTCTATCGCTGGGACGAAATCGCGCTCGAAAAGGTCACCGAAATGATTTCCCGGAAGATCATCACCGGCGAACGCGAAATGGTCACCCAGATCTACCTCAAACGCGGCGCGCTCGTGCCGATGCACTCGCATGAAAGCGAGCAGATGACCTACGTGCTGCAGGGCGGCCTGCGCTTCGTGATCAACGGCGAAGAGATCACGGTGCGTGAGGGCGAGGTGCTGCACATCCCGTCATGGGTGCCGCACCAGGCCGAAGCCATCGACGACACCTTCGAGATGGACATCTTCAGCCCCATCCGGCAGGACTGGCTGGACGGCACCGACAGCTACTTTCATGACAAGAAGTAG
- a CDS encoding LemA family protein has product MNVLFTLAVLAVVATWAMAVHSRLLRLRREILNEWTRLEAREKAGEAGLDGARYNALARAYNTRLEGFPDNIIAGLAGFRPAQMFVTGKP; this is encoded by the coding sequence ATGAACGTCCTCTTCACCCTTGCGGTCCTGGCGGTCGTGGCGACGTGGGCCATGGCCGTCCACAGCCGACTGCTCCGCTTGCGCCGTGAAATCCTGAACGAATGGACGCGACTGGAGGCGCGGGAGAAAGCGGGGGAGGCCGGCCTCGATGGCGCGCGCTACAACGCGCTGGCGCGCGCCTACAATACCCGGCTGGAGGGTTTCCCCGACAACATCATCGCCGGGCTCGCGGGCTTCCGCCCCGCGCAGATGTTCGTCACCGGTAAGCCCTGA
- a CDS encoding ABC transporter ATP-binding protein — protein sequence MAAALLIADRLTRTFDTRVAVRDLSLSVEAGEVVTLLGPNGAGKTTTMRMVAGLILPTSGSVTINQVLITSSTADAARHAIGLLTEAPGLWERLSVRMNLLTYARLQGLPDPARHVDAALAQVGLSDRAADLAGRLSKGLKQRVAIARALIHQPPVVLLDEPTSGLDPASARHMRDLIRDLRREGRALLVSTHNLAEAEELSDRIAVLNTSLLALDSPAALRRRLSGTRVVIELEGDALPWMTVLDAIGGAAGQASGSRLTIDLAALDAVPDVVAALVGAGARVVRVAPDQRSLEDVYLNLVGTA from the coding sequence ATGGCCGCCGCCCTCCTCATCGCCGATCGGCTGACGCGCACGTTCGACACGCGCGTGGCCGTTCGCGACCTGAGCCTCTCGGTCGAAGCCGGCGAAGTCGTGACCTTGCTCGGCCCCAACGGCGCCGGCAAGACCACGACGATGAGGATGGTGGCGGGGTTGATTCTGCCCACCTCCGGCAGCGTCACCATCAACCAGGTCCTGATCACTTCGTCTACCGCGGATGCCGCGCGGCATGCCATTGGCCTGCTCACCGAGGCGCCCGGCCTGTGGGAGCGGCTCAGCGTGCGGATGAACCTGCTCACCTACGCGCGGCTGCAGGGGCTGCCGGACCCGGCCCGGCACGTCGATGCGGCGCTGGCGCAGGTCGGATTGTCCGACCGCGCCGCCGACCTGGCCGGCCGCCTGTCGAAGGGCTTGAAGCAGCGCGTCGCGATCGCGCGGGCCCTGATTCACCAGCCGCCGGTGGTGCTGCTGGACGAACCGACGTCCGGCCTGGATCCCGCGAGCGCGCGGCACATGCGCGACCTGATCCGGGACTTGCGCCGCGAGGGACGGGCGCTGCTGGTCTCCACCCACAATCTGGCGGAAGCCGAGGAACTCTCGGACCGCATTGCGGTGCTCAACACCAGCCTGCTGGCGCTCGACTCGCCGGCGGCCCTGCGCCGGCGCCTCTCCGGCACGCGGGTGGTGATCGAGCTTGAAGGCGACGCCTTGCCGTGGATGACCGTCCTCGACGCGATCGGCGGCGCCGCCGGTCAGGCGTCCGGGTCGCGCCTCACGATCGATCTCGCCGCCCTCGACGCCGTGCCGGATGTGGTCGCGGCGCTGGTCGGGGCCGGCGCGCGCGTGGTCCGCGTCGCCCCCGACCAACGCTCGCTCGAGGATGTCTACTTGAACCTGGTGGGGACGGCGTGA
- a CDS encoding ABC transporter permease subunit — protein sequence MTGRGLAWHRVLALARKDAAELARNPGAILPAIAMVFGSLVPAFLVVVGAPMIAGESLERSGEFADEARAAISAIPEIAHLTGNGLIQAFLFHQFSLLLLLVPVVAAMALATHAVIGEKQSKALEPLLATPLTTVELLAAKTLTPFVFALALSWAATLLYIAGIVLVAEPGVWQSILGPRSFLMFVVLGPLVELAALQLSVIVSARANDPRSAQQLASLLILPITVVFVAQLMGAYIIGPAAILLGALGCAVLNAILLWVGVQVFARETILMRWK from the coding sequence GTGACGGGCCGCGGGCTGGCGTGGCATCGCGTGCTGGCCCTGGCGCGCAAGGACGCGGCGGAACTGGCGCGGAACCCCGGCGCGATCCTGCCGGCCATCGCGATGGTGTTCGGGTCGCTGGTGCCGGCCTTCCTGGTCGTGGTCGGCGCGCCGATGATCGCCGGCGAGAGCCTGGAGCGTTCGGGCGAGTTCGCGGATGAGGCGCGGGCCGCGATCAGCGCCATCCCCGAGATCGCCCACCTGACGGGGAATGGGCTGATCCAGGCGTTCCTGTTTCACCAGTTCTCGCTGCTCCTGCTCCTGGTGCCGGTGGTGGCGGCGATGGCGCTCGCGACCCATGCGGTGATCGGGGAGAAGCAGTCGAAGGCGCTCGAACCCCTGCTGGCGACGCCGCTGACCACGGTGGAACTGCTGGCGGCGAAAACGCTGACGCCATTCGTGTTCGCGCTGGCGCTCAGCTGGGCGGCAACGCTCCTCTACATCGCGGGCATCGTGCTGGTCGCGGAACCCGGCGTGTGGCAGAGCATCCTGGGCCCGCGGTCGTTCCTGATGTTCGTGGTGCTCGGCCCGCTCGTCGAGCTGGCGGCGCTGCAGCTGTCGGTGATCGTGTCGGCGCGCGCCAACGACCCGCGGTCGGCCCAGCAGCTGGCGTCGCTGCTGATCCTGCCGATCACGGTGGTCTTCGTCGCGCAGCTGATGGGCGCCTACATCATCGGCCCGGCCGCCATCCTGCTTGGCGCGCTCGGCTGCGCCGTCCTGAATGCCATCCTGCTGTGGGTGGGGGTCCAGGTGTTCGCCCGGGAAACCATCCTCATGCGCTGGAAGTAG